AAACAAAGAGATATAATAATCCAAAATATTCCGAATGAAAAAAGTAAATAATATTTTGTTAGTATATGTAATGCTCGTTTTTTATAGTTGCTTTTCTGTGCCTGAAATCCATTACACAGAATCAATGGATAATAACGAGAAAGCAATTAGAAAAGACAGGTTGATGATCCAATTGTACAATGATGATATTTATAATGAAAAAATATCAATTAAAACTGATGATAATATATTGATTTTTCAAGGTTCTAAAGTCAATAAGGGCATTACTACAAGAACAAGTGGAAATTCAAAAGTTTTAGAATTTACATTAAATAAAAATATAAAGGATATTGAGATAAAATATAGTGGGAAAAGGTATAAATTAAATATTAATGAAAAGTATAGTATTCTTTTCCTTGAACTAAGAGAAGGTATTATTGATGCTTTATATACTAATAGAGAGCCAATTTATACAGATTAATCAAAAATCTAAGGAAAAAGTCTGTAACTTTGAATTCATACAATAAAATCCGCAACTGCGTAAAGTCTATGACTTTGAGTTGATATAATAATAGGCTGTCTCAAAAGAGACAGCCTATTTTGCTCTTTCATCATCAAAAAAAATTATATTTATCCGATCTTATCGATTTCTTTTCTCAAGAAGGAAATGATGTAACGATCAGATCAAATGTTGATAGTGAAAATCATTATGGCTACGGGACTGGAGGAATTGTGGTAAATGGTGAAAAAGTTCCCCTACCTACAACTGAAGGGATGCAAGATGCTGAAACTTATATTGTATTGGGGCACGAAATGGGACATGCTAAGTCAGACTTGAAAAAGGAAAAGAATGCAATGGATGACTGGTATAAAACTAATAGCGGAAAATCAATAACTATTGATGAAATAAATGCCACACATATAGAGAATAAAATTAGAAAAGCAGCAGGTCTTCCTTTAAGAACACTCTATAACCCATACAGGAATGATACTTCGTTGTTGACAAAAGATAATAAAAAGAGTTTGTACATTGATAAAAAAGAAAATTATCCCACTAAAGAAAAAGTTAAAGAGAATTATGAATATTAAAAAATACATATATATACTAGTTATCTTGGAGATATTAGTTGGCTGTAAAACAAAAAATCAATGTGACCAATATGTCAATAGCATTAATAAGTCTATTGAACTAGAATATCATCAAAACTTAAAGACAAACCATGAATTATTTTTAAAAGAAAATACATATATTGATCCCTTAGAAAATTACACAAATTTTAATAGCTGTAAAAGAAAATATATTTTATTCACTTTTCCTAAGGATACAGTTATTGTTTTAGATAGAATTAGACATGATGATTATGCAGGTACAAATATTAATTTAACAGGAATTTATAAGGATGATGAATTATTATCTTTTAATAATTTTAGTAAAGGATTTAAAAAGATAAAAATTGACAATGATTATATTTTTAATAATAGTCATTATCAATATATTATTAAATTAAAAAAAGGGGATTTTTCAAAAAGAAAAATTTCTGAATTTTCTGATGATGCTTTAAAAGATATTACATTTATTACTCTAATTATAGACCAAAAAATAAAAGATATATACCGTGTATATTCTAACGAACTTGTAAGAATAAAATGATAACAAAAGTAAAGGTATTGCATGATTGAAACTAATAACGGATATAAAATTTTAGACAATTGTAATCTTGCTGGAGTAGGCCCCGCTGCAAAGTTTGTAACTTTGAGCTAATAATAAAAAAACCATCGCAATTGCGGTGGTTTCTTATTGTAAAAGCGTTCTGTTTTTTATACAAAAACTACTACCAAGGTTACCGATTATCTGGATGGCTTTCAGTATACAGATGATGTACTTAGCCTTGTTCTTGCTGTAGAAGGATATTATAATTTCGTTGAAAAGAAGTATATTTACCATTATACTGATCATTTAGGCAATATCCGTTTTTTCAAGAAAGATAGTAACGAGAAAGGTTATTCAGCAACAATTGAAGCAGAAGGAGATTCTCATTCTATTAAATATGATAATTATGATTTGGCTGAAGCTGTTTATCATGAAGTAAAAGCTCATATAGAAGGTGAAGCTGGCGGAGCTGAACAAGATCATATAAATTATGGATCAACTTATTTTAGGCTTGAAGCCAAACGGACTCCTGGGTCTCCTGCGGAAGTAATCAAAAACCAACTTATAAAATTAAGACAAGATGAAAAAAGACAAGACAATAAGATTGGCAGTAATTAAAAATATAATTTTTTTAGCAATATTATTTTTAGCAAATATAGTTGAAGGGCAGATTATAGAGATATACAAACCAATTGTTGTAACATATAAATCGGCAATACTAAATAATGAGAAAGTTAATATTGGAATCTTTGATCGGTTTCGGGAGGATACATCAAAAATGAGATATGAATATTTGAAGTATGATTCTGATAAAGAAGCTTTGTATAGATATGATGATAAACTTAAATCATTTCAAAAAATAATCTCTTTGCAACCGAATAACTTTGAAGTTCAAAAAAATATTAAGTTTGGAATATTTGATGAGTTTAATTTACAAAGAAAAGGGGAAGATGTCTTTATTGCAAAATCTCCAGATGGAAGCTATCCTTCACATCATAGATTTATAAAGTCTATCGAAATTCTTGAAAAAACAAAAGAAAATCTAATATTAAAGATTAGTTTTCAAGACGAATTTGAATGGGGTTATTTTGGGATTTTAGTTCTAAAAGATTTTAAATATTCCTCAGATCAATAATAGATAATTTAGGTACCTGCTATCACACATAACCTTTCATCTTGCTGTCACGAGACTGCATCGGATGGTTGTTATAATAACAAAACCACTACTATTGAGTGGTGGTTTTGTATATGAAAAACTATATATTCATTCTGAAAACAATAAATATATTTATCAGTATAAAGACCACCTTGGAAATGCCAGGGTAAGTTTTGCAAAAGACAAAACAAGCGTTCTTGAAATAACGGATATCAATAATTATTACGCATTTGGAATGAATCATATTGGAGGAGTGAAAGGCTTGTTAGGAGGTTATATGAATTACAAGTATAATGGTAAAGAGCTGCAGGAAACGGGAATGTATGATTATGGCGCAAGGATGTATATGCCGGATATCGGTAGATGGGGAGTTGTTGATCCGCTAAGTGAAAAGGGACATAATTTTTCTCCGTACAATTATGCTATAAATAATCCGGTACGTTTTATTGATCCAGACGGAATGTGGATTAGTATTACAGATGGACAAAATACTTACCGTTATTCTAATGGACAAACCCAACACCAAGTAGACGGAAAATGGGTAACAATTGACAAAAATGTAAAATTATCAGATAATGTAATAGGAATTGTTTCAGGTTTATCAGCATTAGAAAATGGTGGAGATACAGGAAAAGATTTGGTATCATATTTTGATAATGATAAACATGATGTGAATATTATGTATGATAAAGGAAATGCTGGAGATGCAGGGATTAGTTCATCAGATCCTATCAAAATAGATCCAAAAAAATCAACACAAACTCCAACGACCAATGGTCTTACAGAGTCTCCATTCTTTGTGAGCCTTGGGCACGAGTTAGGTCATAAAAGAGATGAAAGTAATTATTTGTTTAATGGAAGTTGGTTTGGGGTAAGTAGAGGAGAAATTTTTGCTTCACATTGGGAGAATATGATTCGTGCTGAAAATGGTTTGCCTTTAAGGTCTTCATACTCAACAAATCCGAAAATTTTTGGAGGTTTAGATTTACAAACTGTTTTAATTGACTGTACTGGAAATAGTCTTTACTATAATCACTATGGAAAACCGTTAGATAATACATCGGGAGATGATAGATTAAACGCAGCAAGATCAGTATATGGAACAGCCGCTTCATCAGTTTTAAAAGGAAGATATAATTATTATGACAATGCTAAACGAACAAAAAAGAAATAATATCCGTTTTATAGTTTTTATTTCTCTGCTCTTCTTGCAGTCTTGCTCTGCACAAAATCAACAGATTAAAGTTTTCTTTGAGGATAAAAAGAAAAGCTCCTACGAAGGTTGTATTAAGGAATTAGAAGTTGATAAAATGAAAATGACAGATGAAAATAAGGAGGTTATAGAATTAATGATTAGTGGCTGTAAAGATGCATCAAAAATCTTTGATAATTTTATAGACGGAACTATTGCTTTATTACCACGCAAAGAAGACGATTTTATTATTTATAATTGGAAGAACTACTCTCATTATATTCCCGCCCCTAGTGTTACAGTGCTTAAAACAGATAAGGCTAATGTTGTGGAATTTACATACTATGATGAAGTAAATAATAGAGATGACAGCACTTTGAGAAGAAAGGTTTATGAAGAAAAAGAAGGAAAATTTAAAAATGAACTTGAGTTTATTCAAACTACATTAAAAGGGGAGAAAATGGATGATAATATATCTCGATACCAACGAAATGATTATTACGTTATCAAAAGGATTAAGGGAAAATATTTTTATTATACCATACTTAATGGAAAGTTAGAAATTAGATAGTCTGATTTGCAATCTATGCCCTGTAGATAAATAAAGAACTGCTGCGCATTCTATGACTTTGCGCTGATAACCATAAATCCTCGCTTTTGCGAGGGTTTATGGTTTTACAAAGCAGCAGCGTTTTTAGCAAAAAGTCTTTAAACCCATCACCGAAGTCAGCGGTAATTTTGACGAATACCTGACCTATGACCTGAATGGAAACATCAGTAATCTCAAGCGTACAGCGGCATCTATGCCAGGAAATACGGCTACTTTGGTCGATAATCTTGATTATATCTATAATGGCAACCGCCTGACCCAAGTGATCGAAAATGCTATGAATGATACCGGTTATGAAGGAGGTAATAATATCATAGATTATGACCTGAACGGGAGTATGACCACGATGAAGGATAAAGGAATTCAGAATATTGCTTATAATCATCTGAACCTGCCTGATGGTTTTGCAATTAGCCAGACAGATCCGTTTGGTACAAATGTAAATTTCAGTTTAAGCTATTTATATCGTGCTGACGGAACAAAACTCCGAAAAACAAATAAATCAGGAGGAGGAAGAGGTCAATCTACCTCATATTCATATACTGATTATTTAGACGGTTTTCAATATAGTTTTTTGGAAACTGTACAGCCTTGCTTATGGTGTAGAACAAGTGTAGCCTATGAACAGGAGGCATTTAAGGATCCAATCCTTCTTGCCCCCCCCCTATTTTGGGCTCCCTAGGCTGGCTATTGGATTTTGTACCAACTTCAGAAGGTTTTTATAGCTTTACAGAAAATCGCTATATTTACCAATATAAAGATCATTTAGGAAATGCCAGGGTAAGTTATGCTAAAAATAGTGAAGGCAACATTGAAATTACAGATACGAATAACTACTACGCTTTTGGAGCAAACCACATAGGCGGAACTAAATCCAGTTTAGGAGGATATAAAGGCTACAAGTACAACGGAAAGGAATTGCAGGAGACTGGTATGTA
This genomic window from Chryseobacterium sp. MEBOG06 contains:
- a CDS encoding M91 family zinc metallopeptidase codes for the protein MLFHHQKKLYLSDLIDFFSQEGNDVTIRSNVDSENHYGYGTGGIVVNGEKVPLPTTEGMQDAETYIVLGHEMGHAKSDLKKEKNAMDDWYKTNSGKSITIDEINATHIENKIRKAAGLPLRTLYNPYRNDTSLLTKDNKKSLYIDKKENYPTKEKVKENYEY
- a CDS encoding RHS repeat-associated core domain-containing protein, with amino-acid sequence MVVIITKPLLLSGGFVYEKLYIHSENNKYIYQYKDHLGNARVSFAKDKTSVLEITDINNYYAFGMNHIGGVKGLLGGYMNYKYNGKELQETGMYDYGARMYMPDIGRWGVVDPLSEKGHNFSPYNYAINNPVRFIDPDGMWISITDGQNTYRYSNGQTQHQVDGKWVTIDKNVKLSDNVIGIVSGLSALENGGDTGKDLVSYFDNDKHDVNIMYDKGNAGDAGISSSDPIKIDPKKSTQTPTTNGLTESPFFVSLGHELGHKRDESNYLFNGSWFGVSRGEIFASHWENMIRAENGLPLRSSYSTNPKIFGGLDLQTVLIDCTGNSLYYNHYGKPLDNTSGDDRLNAARSVYGTAASSVLKGRYNYYDNAKRTKKK